In a single window of the Pocillopora verrucosa isolate sample1 chromosome 4, ASM3666991v2, whole genome shotgun sequence genome:
- the LOC131799356 gene encoding trace amine-associated receptor 13c-like, with translation MTASASPSVTPPNLALVLSAVTINGLLIILGTLGNLLVLLVIFFNIRLATPSNLLLGNLALIDLLSLFVVSPGGIYKYMCRKGFCHVPETFVVANRGLSQFIAPAAVSSLLSIAVDRILSIKYPFKYTSMMTKRRAVVIISLTWLLGAFISAVFMVLNFIYIQPAYCTVIMLVTIFLYIHIFLFALKKERQIASLQISNVQRNTNFLHERKSTRTMAIILGVFCAAWIPALIFYSVVFPSDPRYFDIQNWINIIYYLNASLNPYIYCVRSANFRKTMRKMVKSCMIRYR, from the coding sequence ATGACAGCAAGTGCGAGCCCTTCGGTGACGCCTCCAAACCTGGCCTTAGTTCTATCAGCCGTCACAATAAACGGACTACTAATTATCTTGGGTACACTGGGTAATCTACTGGTacttttggtgatttttttcaacattcGACTTGCAACACCATCTAACCTACTTCTTGGAAACCTGGCCCTAATTGATTTATTAAGTCTGTTTGTCGTCTCTCCTGGTGGTATCTATAAATATATGTGCAGGAAAGGTTTTTGTCACGTCCCAGAAACGTTTGTTGTGGCAAATCGTGGACTTTCACAGTTTATCGCGCCTGCTGCAGTCTCAAGTTTATTATCGATCGCTGTAGACCGTATTTTATCCATTAAATATCCATTCAAGTACACTTCTATGATGACAAAACGACGTGCTGTCGTCATTATCTCCCTTACGTGGCTGTTAGGGGCATTTATATCAGCTGTTTTTATGGTACTAAACTTTATATATATACAGCCTGCATACTGCACTGTCATCATGTTGGTGACAATATTTTTGTACATTCATATCTTCCTGTTTgctctgaaaaaagaaagacagaTTGCCAGCTTGCAGATTTCAAACGTGCAAAGAAATACAAACTTCTTACATGAACGAAAGTCGACGAGAACAATGGCAATAATTCTTGGTGTATTTTGTGCTGCATGGATCCCAGCTCTTATATTTTACTCAGTAGTTTTTCCAAGTGATCCACGATACTTCGACATACAGAACTGGATTAACATAATATACTATTTAAATGCCTCTTTAAATCCATACATCTACTGCGTACGAAGCGCTAACTTTCGGAAGACAATGAGAAAGATGGTGAAGTCTTGTATGATTCGTTACAGGTGA